One Miscanthus floridulus cultivar M001 chromosome 11, ASM1932011v1, whole genome shotgun sequence DNA window includes the following coding sequences:
- the LOC136492366 gene encoding BTB/POZ and MATH domain-containing protein 2-like: MSGNSTSADSHAKGRPKTTVSKCVTESVTATHNFEVADFSLLCGMGVGKFVGSTTFSVAGCDWNIRIYPDGSNTENNGAYVSVFLYFRKGFTGVRVKFSLSLLNKDASMSTLRNPMFLNHDNLTVRCDLTVIGESRSDEVEAVNTVVLPPANLSQDLARMLKDGEGTDVTFDVDGNLFSAHRCLLAARSPVFKALLFGPMKANAAQHIKIDDIEPAIFEALLHFIYTDSIPPPSDDDCGGTGAQQDNVMLQHLVAAADQYGVDRLRLTCEARLCRGIDVLTVGTTLALAERHHCIQLKDACLEFIASHDMLGAIMETDGFKHLLASCPFIMKEILDKIADARAGAR; this comes from the exons ATGTCCGGCAACTCGACCTCTGCTGACAGCCATGCAAAGGGCCGACCCAAGACGACGGTGTCCAAGTGCGTGACGGAGAGCGTTACCGCCACGCACAACTTCGAGGTGGCAGATTTCTCGCTGCTCTGCGGCATGGGCGTCGGCAAGTTCGTCGGCTCGACCACCTTCAGCGTCGCCGGCTGCGACTGGAACATCCGCATCTACCCCGACGGAAGCAACACGGAGAACAATGGCGCCTATGTCTCCGTGTTCCTCTACTTCCGTAAAGGCTTCACCGGTGTGAGGGTGAAGTTCAGTCTAAGCTTACTGAACAAAGATGCTAGTATGTCGACGCTACGAAACCCCATGT TCCTCAACCACGACAACCTCACGGTCAGGTGCGATCTGACTGTTATAGGAGAGTCTCGATCTGATGAAGTTGAAGCTGTAAACACAGTTGTACTCCCTCCAGCGAACCTGAGCCAAGATCTTGCACGCATGTTGAAGGACGGGGAAGGCACCGACGTCACCTTCGATGTAGATGGCAATCTGTTCTCTGCCCATAGATGCCTGCTTGCTGCACGGTCCCCGGTCTTCAAGGCTCTGCTATTCGGTCCAATGAAGGCGAATGCAGCGCAGCACATCAAGATCGATGACATAGAGCCTGCCATCTTCGAGGCGCTTCTTCACTTCATCTACACAGATTCCATTCCACCGCCGAGTGACGACGACTGTGGTGGTACTGGTGCTCAGCAGGATAATGTGATGTTGCAGCACTTGGTAGCTGCAGCAGATCAGTACGGGGTGGACAGGCTAAGGCTTACGTGCGAGGCGAGGCTTTGCCGCGGCATCGACGTGCTAACTGTTGGCACAACTTTAGCTTTGGCAGAGCGACACCACTGCATCCAGCTCAAGGATGCTTGTCTCGAGTTCATTGCCTCACATGATATGCTTGGTGCTATCATGGAGACTGATGGATTCAAGCATCTCCTTGCCAGCTGCCCTTTCATCATGAAGGAGATTTTAGACAAGATTGCAGATGCAAGAGCAGGAGCGCGCTGA
- the LOC136493757 gene encoding uncharacterized protein isoform X2, with protein sequence MEALVVRRLGDPTLPPGGEASPFAAVSGDHPVPEISSPTAVRVRVAATSLNFANFLQVQGKYQERPPLPFVPGSDYSGVVDAVGPGVRGLRPGDRVCSFTGLGSFADFIVAEEKQLFLVPDGCDLVTAGALPVAFGTSHLALVHRAQLKAGQVLLVLGAAGGVGVSAVQIGKVCGAVVIAIARGAEKSEYLKSIGADHVIDSSKDNVVESAKSFLKARGLKGVDVLYDPVGGKLTQDSLKLLNWGAHILVIGFASGDVPVIRANIALVKNWTVHGLYWGSYLTHRPRILIDSLNELLSWLSKGLIKVQISHRYRLVEAHLAFSALRDRKAVGKVMIVMGPSAASRL encoded by the exons ATGGAGGCGCTCGTGGTGCGGCGGCTGGGCGACCCCACGCTGCCCCCCGGCGGCGAAGCCTCCCCGTTCGCCGCGGTCTCTGGGGACCACCCGGTGCCGGAGATCTCGTCGCCAACAGCAGTCCGAGTGCGAGTCGCGGCGACCAGCCTCAACTTCGCCAATTTCCTCCAGGTGCAGGGCAAGTACCAGGAGCGCCCCCCGCTGCCGTTCGTGCCTGGATCCGATTACTCTGGCGTGGTCGACGCAGTCGGGCCCGGTGTGCGTGGGCTCCGGCCAGGCGACCGCGTCTGCTCCTTTACCGGCCTCGGGTCCTTCGCTGACTTCATCGTCGCCGAGGAGAAGCAGCT ATTTTTAGTGCCTGATGGATGCGATCTGGTCACAGCTGGGGCTTTACCTGTTGCATTTGGTACATCACATTTGGCCCTTGTTCACCGAGCCCAATTGAAGGCTGGCCAG GTGCTACTTGTTCTTGGTGCTGCTGGTGGAGTCGGGGTATCTGCTGTGCAAATAGGAAAAGTTTGTGGTGCTGTTGTTATTGCAATTGCTAG GGGGGCTGAGAAATCGGAATATCTTAAGTCCATTGGAGCTGATCATGTAATTGACTCAAGCAAGGATAATGTTGTAGAAAGTGCCAAGTCCTTCTTAAAGGCTAGAGGCTTGAAAGGTGTTGATGTTTTATATGACCCAGTCGGGGGGAAACTAACTCAGGATAGCCTGAAACTTCTCAATTGGGGTGCGCATATTCTTGTCATCGGATTTGCCAGTGGTGATGTTCCAGTTATTCGAGCGAATATTGCTCTTGTTAAG AACTGGACAGTTCATGGCTTGTACTGGGGAAGCTACTTAACTCATCGACCACGAATACTCATTGAttccctcaatgaactcttgtcaTGGCTTTCAAAAGGTCTGATAAAAGTTCAAATTTCACACCGCTACAGACTTGTTGAG GCCCATCTTGCTTTCTCTGCCCTGAGAGATAGGAAGGCGGTTGGCAAAGTGATGATTGTAATGGGCCCCTCAGCAGCATCAAGGCTCTGA
- the LOC136493757 gene encoding uncharacterized protein isoform X3, with protein sequence MEALVVRRLGDPTLPPGGEASPFAAVSGDHPVPEISSPTAVRVRVAATSLNFANFLQVQGKYQERPPLPFVPGSDYSGVVDAVGPGVRGLRPGDRVCSFTGLGSFADFIVAEEKQLFLVPDGCDLVTAGALPVAFGTSHLALVHRAQLKAGQVLLVLGAAGGVGVSAVQIGKVCGAVVIAIARGAEKSEYLKSIGADHVIDSSKDNVVESAKSFLKARGLKGVDVLYDPVGGKLTQDSLKLLNWGAHILVIGFASGDVPVIRANIALVKNWTVHGLYWGSYLTHRPRILIDSLNELLSWLSKGLIKVQISHRYRLVEKIQNYLCRSFRVACPKQTRAIVG encoded by the exons ATGGAGGCGCTCGTGGTGCGGCGGCTGGGCGACCCCACGCTGCCCCCCGGCGGCGAAGCCTCCCCGTTCGCCGCGGTCTCTGGGGACCACCCGGTGCCGGAGATCTCGTCGCCAACAGCAGTCCGAGTGCGAGTCGCGGCGACCAGCCTCAACTTCGCCAATTTCCTCCAGGTGCAGGGCAAGTACCAGGAGCGCCCCCCGCTGCCGTTCGTGCCTGGATCCGATTACTCTGGCGTGGTCGACGCAGTCGGGCCCGGTGTGCGTGGGCTCCGGCCAGGCGACCGCGTCTGCTCCTTTACCGGCCTCGGGTCCTTCGCTGACTTCATCGTCGCCGAGGAGAAGCAGCT ATTTTTAGTGCCTGATGGATGCGATCTGGTCACAGCTGGGGCTTTACCTGTTGCATTTGGTACATCACATTTGGCCCTTGTTCACCGAGCCCAATTGAAGGCTGGCCAG GTGCTACTTGTTCTTGGTGCTGCTGGTGGAGTCGGGGTATCTGCTGTGCAAATAGGAAAAGTTTGTGGTGCTGTTGTTATTGCAATTGCTAG GGGGGCTGAGAAATCGGAATATCTTAAGTCCATTGGAGCTGATCATGTAATTGACTCAAGCAAGGATAATGTTGTAGAAAGTGCCAAGTCCTTCTTAAAGGCTAGAGGCTTGAAAGGTGTTGATGTTTTATATGACCCAGTCGGGGGGAAACTAACTCAGGATAGCCTGAAACTTCTCAATTGGGGTGCGCATATTCTTGTCATCGGATTTGCCAGTGGTGATGTTCCAGTTATTCGAGCGAATATTGCTCTTGTTAAG AACTGGACAGTTCATGGCTTGTACTGGGGAAGCTACTTAACTCATCGACCACGAATACTCATTGAttccctcaatgaactcttgtcaTGGCTTTCAAAAGGTCTGATAAAAGTTCAAATTTCACACCGCTACAGACTTGTTGAG AAAATACAAAACTACCTGTGCCGGAGTTTCAGAGTTGCATGTCCAAAACAAACTCGGGCAATAGTTGGATGA
- the LOC136493757 gene encoding uncharacterized protein isoform X1 produces the protein MEALVVRRLGDPTLPPGGEASPFAAVSGDHPVPEISSPTAVRVRVAATSLNFANFLQVQGKYQERPPLPFVPGSDYSGVVDAVGPGVRGLRPGDRVCSFTGLGSFADFIVAEEKQLFLVPDGCDLVTAGALPVAFGTSHLALVHRAQLKAGQVLLVLGAAGGVGVSAVQIGKVCGAVVIAIARGAEKSEYLKSIGADHVIDSSKDNVVESAKSFLKARGLKGVDVLYDPVGGKLTQDSLKLLNWGAHILVIGFASGDVPVIRANIALVKNWTVHGLYWGSYLTHRPRILIDSLNELLSWLSKGLIKVQISHRYRLVEGGLTCYTCTVHTIVHLYCHIAVSVVSYSLHSKLKYKTTCAGVSELHVQNKLGQ, from the exons ATGGAGGCGCTCGTGGTGCGGCGGCTGGGCGACCCCACGCTGCCCCCCGGCGGCGAAGCCTCCCCGTTCGCCGCGGTCTCTGGGGACCACCCGGTGCCGGAGATCTCGTCGCCAACAGCAGTCCGAGTGCGAGTCGCGGCGACCAGCCTCAACTTCGCCAATTTCCTCCAGGTGCAGGGCAAGTACCAGGAGCGCCCCCCGCTGCCGTTCGTGCCTGGATCCGATTACTCTGGCGTGGTCGACGCAGTCGGGCCCGGTGTGCGTGGGCTCCGGCCAGGCGACCGCGTCTGCTCCTTTACCGGCCTCGGGTCCTTCGCTGACTTCATCGTCGCCGAGGAGAAGCAGCT ATTTTTAGTGCCTGATGGATGCGATCTGGTCACAGCTGGGGCTTTACCTGTTGCATTTGGTACATCACATTTGGCCCTTGTTCACCGAGCCCAATTGAAGGCTGGCCAG GTGCTACTTGTTCTTGGTGCTGCTGGTGGAGTCGGGGTATCTGCTGTGCAAATAGGAAAAGTTTGTGGTGCTGTTGTTATTGCAATTGCTAG GGGGGCTGAGAAATCGGAATATCTTAAGTCCATTGGAGCTGATCATGTAATTGACTCAAGCAAGGATAATGTTGTAGAAAGTGCCAAGTCCTTCTTAAAGGCTAGAGGCTTGAAAGGTGTTGATGTTTTATATGACCCAGTCGGGGGGAAACTAACTCAGGATAGCCTGAAACTTCTCAATTGGGGTGCGCATATTCTTGTCATCGGATTTGCCAGTGGTGATGTTCCAGTTATTCGAGCGAATATTGCTCTTGTTAAG AACTGGACAGTTCATGGCTTGTACTGGGGAAGCTACTTAACTCATCGACCACGAATACTCATTGAttccctcaatgaactcttgtcaTGGCTTTCAAAAGGTCTGATAAAAGTTCAAATTTCACACCGCTACAGACTTGTTGAG GGTGGTCTAACTTGTTACACATGTACTGTTCACACCATTGTACATTTGTACTGCCATATTGCCGTATCTGTTGTtagttactccctccattccaaatt AAAATACAAAACTACCTGTGCCGGAGTTTCAGAGTTGCATGTCCAAAACAAACTCGGGCAATAG